From the genome of Halomonas sp. MCCC 1A13316, one region includes:
- a CDS encoding sulfite exporter TauE/SafE family protein has translation MSVFLTLLGYLAVGAVAGTMAGLFGVGGGLIIVPALVFAFGLQGVDAGVIMHLAVGTSLATILVTGASSAWAHFQRDSIRREWFLFLLPGLMLGAIAGVFVAGALSGGLLGTLFGVFVVLMALRMALGISPRAGRAAPGRLAMGLAGMIIGGVSALFGIGGGTLCVPWLSRCGASMTQAVGTSAACGLPIALFGALTFIVVGWGNPALPSGATGFVMWPAFLGIVLASVPFARLGVRLAHVLSARVLRLAFAALLLIVGLRFLF, from the coding sequence ATGAGCGTATTCCTCACACTTCTCGGTTACCTGGCGGTGGGCGCGGTGGCCGGCACCATGGCCGGGTTGTTCGGCGTTGGCGGCGGTTTGATCATCGTACCGGCGCTGGTCTTCGCCTTTGGTCTGCAAGGGGTCGATGCTGGGGTCATCATGCATCTGGCGGTCGGCACCTCACTGGCTACCATCCTCGTTACCGGGGCTTCGTCGGCCTGGGCGCACTTCCAGCGAGACAGCATCCGTCGCGAGTGGTTTCTCTTTCTGCTGCCGGGGCTGATGCTGGGGGCGATCGCCGGCGTGTTCGTCGCCGGTGCGCTGTCGGGCGGGCTGCTGGGCACCCTGTTCGGCGTGTTCGTGGTGCTGATGGCCCTCAGGATGGCGCTGGGCATCAGCCCCAGGGCGGGCCGTGCGGCACCGGGGCGGCTGGCCATGGGCCTGGCCGGAATGATCATCGGCGGTGTGTCGGCGCTGTTCGGCATCGGCGGGGGAACCCTCTGCGTACCCTGGCTTTCGCGCTGTGGAGCCAGCATGACCCAGGCGGTAGGCACCTCCGCTGCCTGCGGCCTGCCCATCGCTCTGTTCGGCGCGCTGACCTTCATCGTGGTGGGCTGGGGCAACCCCGCGCTGCCGTCGGGCGCCACCGGCTTCGTGATGTGGCCCGCCTTTCTCGGTATCGTGCTGGCCAGCGTGCCTTTCGCCAGGCTGGGCGTACGCCTGGCTCATGTGCTTTCGGCCCGCGTGCTGCGGCTCGCCTTCGCTGCGCTGCTGCTGATCGTGGGGCTCCGTTTCCTGTTCTGA
- the lgt gene encoding prolipoprotein diacylglyceryl transferase, translating to MMNYPDIDPVAIALGPFQVHWYGLMYVVGFVGAWWLGRLRAERFGLTRDDVGDLLFYAALGVVLGGRLGYALFYGMDQWLADPLWVLRVWDGGMSFHGGLIGVLLAALWFARKKRMAFFTLTDFFAPMVPIGLGAGRIGNFINRELPGRVTELPWGMPFPGMGPEPRHPTSLYEALLEGLVLFVVLWWVSTMPRRRGLVSGLFLLLYGMFRFLVEFFRLPDAHIGYLAFGWFTMGMLLTLPMIAFGIALIAWSRRQPMDEVLVTQ from the coding sequence ATCATGAACTATCCCGATATCGACCCTGTTGCCATCGCCCTCGGACCCTTTCAGGTTCACTGGTATGGCCTGATGTACGTCGTCGGATTCGTGGGCGCCTGGTGGCTGGGCCGGCTGCGGGCCGAGCGCTTCGGCCTGACCCGCGACGACGTCGGCGACCTGCTGTTCTATGCGGCTCTCGGGGTCGTGCTCGGCGGTCGCCTCGGCTATGCGCTGTTCTACGGTATGGACCAATGGCTGGCCGATCCGCTATGGGTGCTGCGCGTGTGGGATGGCGGCATGAGCTTTCACGGCGGGTTGATCGGCGTGCTGCTGGCGGCACTGTGGTTCGCGCGGAAGAAGCGCATGGCCTTCTTCACGCTGACCGACTTCTTCGCCCCCATGGTGCCGATCGGCCTGGGTGCAGGGCGCATCGGCAACTTCATCAATCGCGAGCTGCCCGGGCGGGTCACCGAGCTGCCTTGGGGCATGCCGTTTCCCGGCATGGGGCCGGAGCCTCGCCACCCCACTTCGCTCTACGAAGCCCTGCTCGAGGGGCTGGTCTTGTTCGTGGTCCTGTGGTGGGTTTCGACCATGCCGCGGCGGCGCGGTCTGGTTTCCGGCCTGTTCCTGTTGCTCTACGGCATGTTCCGTTTCCTGGTCGAGTTCTTCCGTCTGCCGGACGCCCATATCGGTTATCTCGCCTTCGGCTGGTTCACCATGGGCATGCTGCTGACGCTGCCGATGATCGCCTTCGGCATCGCGCTGATCGCCTGGTCGCGGCGTCAGCCGATGGATGAAGTGCTGGTCACGCAGTGA